A single window of Uloborus diversus isolate 005 chromosome 5, Udiv.v.3.1, whole genome shotgun sequence DNA harbors:
- the LOC129223353 gene encoding flotillin-1-like isoform X2, producing the protein MAGFVTCGPNEALVVSGCCHTNPLMVPGGRVFVWPVIQRVQRITLNTMTLTIESPKVYTQQGVPISVTGIAQVKIQGQNAEMLRAACEQFLGKKESDVMHIARETLEGHQRAIMGTMSVEEIYKDRKKFSKQVFEVASSDLVNMGITVVSYTIKDISDEEGYLKALGMARTAEVKRDARMGEAEARRDSQIKEAIAEEERMAARYLNDTEIAKAQRDFELKKAAYDMEVNTKKAESDLAYNLQAAKTRQRIKEEQMQVKVIERTQDIQVQEQEIMRKERELEATVRRPAEAEKYKLEKLAEANRNRVIMEAEAEAEAIRLRGEAEAFAVEAKAKAEAEQMAKKADAFKEYKDAAMVDMFLETLPKVAAEISAPLSQCRKVTMVSSGKGDIGASKLTGEVLDIISKVPQVVSQLTGVNITHKAGQF; encoded by the exons aaTAACTCTGAATACGATGACTTTAACAATTGAGAGTCCCAAAGTTTATACTCAACAAGGGGTGCCAATATCTGTTACTGGAATTGCTCAG GTTAAAATTCAAGGCCAAAATGCAGAAATGTTGAGAGCTGCCTGTGAACAATTTCTTGGGAAAAAGGAGTCGGATGTAATGCATATTGCCCGAGAAACTTTGGAGGGACATCAGAGGGCAATAATGGGAACCATGTCAGTGGAG gaaatttaTAAAGACAGAAAGAAGTTTTCAAAGCAAGTATTTGAAGTGGCTTCTTCTGATTTAGTAAACATGGGAATAACTGTTGTATCTTACACAATTAAAGATATCAGTGATGAAGAG GGGTACCTTAAAGCTTTGGGAATGGCACGAACTGCTGAAGTAAAACGTGATGCTCGCATGGGTGAAGCTGAAGCCCGTAGAGATTCCCAAATAAAG GAAGCAATTGCAGAGGAGGAAAGAATGGCTGCTAGATATCTGAATGATACTGAAATTGCCAAAGCTCAAAgagattttgaattaaaaaaagctgCATATGATATGGAAGTAAACACAAAG AAAGCAGAATCTGATCTTGCATATAACTTGCAAGCTGCCAAAACTAGACAACGTATCAAGGAAGAACAAATGCAGGTAAAAGTCATTGAACGAACTCAAGATATACAAGTGCAAGAACAAGAAATAATGCGAAAAGAGAGAGAATTAGAGGCTACCGTTCGTCGACCAGCTGAAGCCGAGAAGTATAAATTGGAGAAATTAGCAGAAGCTAATAG AAATAGAGTTATTATGGAAGCTGAGGCTGAAGCAGAAGCCATTCGG TTGAGGGGCGAAGCAGAGGCCTTCGCTGTGGAAGCAAAGGCTAAAGCAGAAGCTGAACAAATGGCAAAGAAAGCTGATGCTTTCAAGGAGTACAAAGATGCAGCCATGGTGGATATGTTCTTGGAAACCTTGCCAAAG gtTGCTGCAGAAATTTCTGCTCCACTCTCTCAATGCCGAAAGGTGACGATGGTTTCATCTGGGAAAGGTGATATAGGAGCAAGTAAATTGACTGGAGAAGTTTTGGACATTATTTCTAAAGTGCCACAAGTAGTGAGCCAACTTACTGGTGTTAACATCACCCat aaagcagGACAATTCTAG